One genomic region from Phycodurus eques isolate BA_2022a chromosome 16, UOR_Pequ_1.1, whole genome shotgun sequence encodes:
- the foxj1a gene encoding forkhead box protein J1-A, whose product MMSMDPGHLGGSEECEALEEVLVVAAAQAEAQAEAHAEAQAEAAAAAGGSWGGGATLDDSLTSLQWLQDFSILGGGAPPLAPGVPTAAAYSRLRPLPAIVARGHCPDEVDYKTDAGVKPPYSYAHLICMAMKHSKTSKMTLAGIYKWITDNFCYFRHAEPTWQNSIRHNLSLNKCFIKVPRQKDEPGKGGFWKIEPQYAERLLSGAYKKRRMPPVRINPALQSRLGLAAPSPTAASPAGALCVDAQSQRLLREFEEATEQSWDTRLAEGTMLGSWPVPRGGAKRKSGCRSGGGKTPRRSSSPLLSLDEQKESGPLKGDFDWDALLDSALSGELSLDAGDALGPDIKEEELIVAGGAPVGAPADALAESQKSFLGSAFLESPWPEEEAESERGDFMCGAGVNLEQLFDLAEPPADPLL is encoded by the exons ATGATGAGCATGGATCCGGGCCACCTGGGGGGTTCCGAGGAGTGCGAGGCTCTGGAGGAGGTTCTGGTGGTGGCGGCGGCCCAGGCGGAGGCCCAGGCGGAGGCCCACGCGGAGGCCCaggcggaggcggcggcggcggcggggggatCCTGGGGCGGCGGCGCCACTTTGGACGACAGCCTGACCAGCCTGCAGTGGCTGCAGGACTTCTCCATCCTGGGGGGCGGCGC CCCGCCGCTCGCGCCCGGCGTACCCACGGCGGCCGCCTACAGCCGCCTGCGGCCGCTGCCCGCCATCGTGGCGCGCGGGCACTGCCCCGACGAGGTGGACTACAAGACGGATGCGGGCGTCAAGCCGCCGTACTCGTACGCGCACCTCATCTGCATGGCCATGAAGCACAGCAAGACCAGCAAGATGACCCTGGCCGGCATCTACAAGTGGATCACAGACAACTTCTGCTACTTCAGACATGCAGAGCCCACCTGGCAG AACTCTATCCGCCACAACTTGTCCCTCAACAAGTGCTTCATCAAAGTTCCTCGTCAGAAGGATGAGCCGGGAAAGGGCGGGTTCTGGAAGATCGAGCCGCAGTACGCCGAGCGCCTCCTGAGCGGCGCCTACAAGAAGCGCCGCATGCCGCCCGTCAGGATCAATCCGGCGCTGCAGAGCCGGCTGGGGCTCGCCGCGCCGTCGCCCACCGCCGCCAGCCCCGCGGGCGCCCTGTGCGTGGACGCCCAGTCCCAGCGGCTCCTGCGGGAGTTCGAGGAGGCCACGGAGCAGAGCTGGGACACCCGCCTGGCCGAGGGCACCATGCTGGGGTCCTGGCCCGTGCCTCGAGGCGGCGCCAAGAGGAAGTCGGGCTGCAGGAGCGGCGGAGGCAAGACCCCCCGCCGCTCCAGCTCCCCCCTGCTCTCCTTGGACGAGCAGAAGGAGAGCGGCCCCCTCAAGGGCGACTTCGACTGGGACGCCCTGCTGGACTCGGCGCTCAGTGGCGAGCTCAGCCTGGATGCCGGCGACGCCCTAGGCCCTGACATCAAGGAAGAGGAGCTGATCGTGGCGGGCGGCGCCCCCGTGGGGGCCCCGGCTGACGCGCTGGCCGAGTCCCAAAAGTCCTTTCTGGGCTCCGCCTTCCTGGAAAGCCCCTGGCCGGAGGAAGAGGCGGAGTCGGAGCGCGGTGACTTCATGTGTGGCGCAGGCGTCAACCTGGAGCAACTGTTTGACCTTGCCGAGCCCCCCGCGGACCCCCTGCTCTGA